The following proteins come from a genomic window of Mycolicibacterium rufum:
- a CDS encoding WS/DGAT/MGAT family O-acyltransferase: MEHLTNLDAGFLEAEDSDRHVSLAVGGLSILEGPMPDIDALLTGVADRVADIPRFRQVLRTHLLDLGPPEWEDDPEFDLSHHVHRAALPSPGDDAALHRFVGEVMGRRLDRDRPLWECWVVEGLDDDRWAVLIKIHHCIADGIATMHLFARLGDTADAPGYDSEIRAAKQAAAAPFSLPEFGLNPVRWAGGMWRAATAATRVGVLAVGGALQVTSGILRPAETSSLNGPVSAMRRFSAAAVKLDDVARICDAFGVTVNDVALAAITSSYRAALERRGETPKRTSLRTLVPVSIRSNDAADRTDNRVSLMLPTLPADEEDPVEQLQAVHRRLSRAKGSGQREAGGIFVAMSNLVPFPVTAWAVRALTRLPQRGIVTLATNVPGPREPMTIMGRRVIRVLPVPPIAMRLRTGVAILSYADELVFGILGDFDAASDVDQLARGIESAVDALVAAAG, translated from the coding sequence GTGGAGCACCTCACGAATCTGGACGCCGGGTTTCTGGAAGCCGAGGATTCCGATCGCCATGTCAGCCTGGCCGTGGGGGGCCTGTCGATCCTCGAGGGCCCGATGCCCGATATCGACGCGCTTCTGACGGGAGTCGCCGACCGCGTCGCCGACATCCCGCGTTTCCGGCAGGTGCTGCGCACCCATCTGCTCGATCTCGGCCCCCCGGAGTGGGAGGACGACCCCGAGTTCGACCTGTCCCACCACGTGCACCGGGCGGCACTACCGAGCCCGGGCGACGACGCGGCCCTGCACCGGTTCGTCGGCGAGGTGATGGGGCGCCGCCTCGATCGGGACCGACCGCTGTGGGAGTGCTGGGTCGTCGAGGGCCTCGACGACGACCGGTGGGCGGTGCTGATCAAAATCCACCACTGCATCGCCGACGGCATCGCCACGATGCACCTGTTCGCCCGGCTCGGTGACACCGCGGACGCACCCGGCTACGACAGCGAGATCCGCGCCGCGAAACAGGCTGCGGCCGCACCGTTCTCGTTGCCGGAGTTCGGGCTCAATCCGGTGCGCTGGGCGGGCGGCATGTGGCGGGCGGCGACCGCGGCGACGCGGGTCGGGGTCCTGGCGGTCGGCGGAGCACTGCAGGTCACCAGCGGCATCCTGCGGCCGGCCGAGACCTCGTCACTCAACGGTCCGGTCTCGGCCATGCGGCGGTTCAGCGCCGCGGCGGTGAAACTCGACGACGTGGCCCGGATCTGCGATGCCTTCGGCGTCACGGTCAACGACGTCGCGCTCGCCGCGATCACGAGCAGCTACCGCGCGGCGCTGGAGCGCCGGGGCGAGACGCCCAAGCGCACCTCGCTGCGCACCCTGGTGCCGGTGTCGATCCGGTCGAACGACGCGGCGGACCGCACCGACAACCGGGTGTCGCTGATGCTGCCCACCCTGCCCGCCGACGAAGAGGATCCGGTCGAGCAGTTGCAGGCCGTGCACCGCCGGTTGTCGCGCGCCAAGGGCAGCGGCCAGCGTGAAGCGGGAGGCATCTTCGTCGCGATGTCGAATCTGGTGCCGTTCCCGGTGACGGCGTGGGCGGTGCGGGCGCTGACCCGGCTGCCGCAGCGGGGCATCGTCACGCTGGCCACGAACGTGCCCGGACCCCGGGAACCGATGACCATCATGGGGCGCCGGGTGATCCGGGTGCTCCCGGTGCCGCCGATCGCGATGCGACTGCGCACCGGTGTCGCGATCCTCAGTTACGCCGACGAACTGGTGTTCGGGATCCTCGGGGACTTCGACGCCGCCTCCGATGTCGATCAGCTCGCACGGGGGATCGAATCAGCGGTGGACGCCCTCGTCGCGGCGGCCGGCTGA
- a CDS encoding Acg family FMN-binding oxidoreductase gives MSSHFPDAETVRSALMLAVRAPSVHNSQPWDWRVGQDSIHLYANPDLALPHTDPDARDLMLSCGASLNHAQIALAALGWQVKVHRFPNPAEPHHLAVLEVQPYPPAEMDIALAAAIPRRRTDRRNYSSWPVPKGDIAMMGARAARAGVMLRQFDELTTLKRRVMDAERRHNNDPGYLAELATWSGRYGSTAGVPARSAPPPDPAAVIPSRSFAGAVLKQPDDAEPSQDNATVIALGTVADDRVSQLRAGEATSLVLLTATAAGLASCPITGPLEIPDIRAAVGEDVFGSEGHAQMLLRIGWAPVNADPLPSTPRRPLGEVVTRLDGHPFD, from the coding sequence ATGAGTTCGCACTTCCCGGACGCCGAGACGGTGCGGTCAGCGCTGATGCTGGCCGTACGGGCTCCGTCGGTGCACAACTCGCAGCCCTGGGACTGGCGAGTCGGGCAGGACAGCATCCACCTCTACGCCAACCCCGATCTGGCGCTTCCGCACACCGATCCGGATGCCCGCGATCTGATGCTCAGCTGCGGCGCGTCACTGAACCACGCCCAGATCGCATTGGCTGCACTGGGCTGGCAGGTCAAGGTGCACCGCTTCCCCAATCCGGCAGAGCCGCACCACCTCGCCGTCCTCGAGGTGCAGCCCTATCCGCCGGCCGAGATGGACATCGCTCTGGCAGCGGCGATTCCGCGGCGGCGCACCGACCGACGCAACTACAGTTCCTGGCCGGTGCCCAAGGGTGACATCGCGATGATGGGAGCGCGCGCGGCCCGTGCGGGAGTCATGCTGCGCCAGTTCGACGAACTGACCACCCTCAAACGCCGCGTGATGGACGCCGAGCGGCGGCACAACAACGATCCCGGCTACCTCGCCGAACTCGCCACGTGGAGCGGACGTTACGGGTCTACCGCCGGGGTGCCCGCCCGCAGTGCGCCGCCGCCCGATCCGGCCGCGGTGATTCCCTCGCGGTCCTTTGCGGGAGCGGTCCTCAAGCAGCCCGACGACGCCGAACCGTCGCAGGACAATGCCACGGTCATCGCGCTCGGTACGGTCGCCGACGACCGGGTGTCGCAGCTGCGCGCCGGCGAGGCGACCAGCCTGGTGCTGCTCACCGCCACCGCGGCGGGGCTGGCGAGCTGCCCCATCACCGGTCCGCTGGAGATTCCCGACATCCGCGCGGCGGTCGGGGAGGACGTGTTCGGATCCGAAGGTCACGCCCAGATGCTGCTGCGTATCGGGTGGGCGCCCGTCAACGCCGATCCGCTGCCCAGCACGCCGCGCCGGCCCCTGGGTGAGGTGGTCACCCGGCTCGACGGCCACCCCTTCGACTGA
- a CDS encoding sigma 54 modulation/S30EA ribosomal C-terminal domain-containing protein, translating into MSNGVQVSQEPQVIDVDVTTRGDLPGAADYARKKIGELGRLSHRPVLYARVRLSRHHDPAVESPVVAQANLDVNGRLVRVQVHAATAHEAVDLLEARLRRRLEHVAEHFEVRRGDRADGRRSWRHEARPAQRLNHFAHPADQRVIRRKSFTMTPCTIDDAIDEMELLDYDFHLFTEKGSGVVGVLYRSGPAAYRLALVAPSVADELAPFSHAVTVSPHPPPCLREQDAPERLRLLGLPFLFFIDAAAGRAGVLYHRYDGHYGLVTPAG; encoded by the coding sequence ATGAGCAACGGAGTGCAGGTCTCTCAGGAGCCCCAGGTCATCGATGTCGACGTCACCACCCGCGGTGACCTCCCCGGAGCGGCCGACTACGCCCGCAAGAAGATCGGGGAACTGGGGCGGCTCTCGCACCGTCCGGTGCTCTACGCGCGCGTGCGACTGAGCCGCCACCACGACCCCGCGGTCGAGTCACCGGTGGTCGCGCAGGCCAACCTCGACGTCAACGGCAGGCTCGTCCGCGTCCAGGTGCACGCCGCCACCGCGCACGAGGCCGTCGATCTGCTCGAGGCCCGCCTGCGACGCCGCCTCGAACATGTCGCCGAACACTTCGAGGTGCGCCGGGGGGACCGCGCCGACGGCAGGCGGTCCTGGCGGCACGAGGCGCGACCGGCCCAGCGGCTCAACCACTTCGCGCATCCCGCCGATCAGCGGGTGATCCGGCGCAAGTCGTTCACCATGACGCCCTGCACCATCGACGACGCCATCGACGAGATGGAGCTGCTGGATTACGACTTCCACCTGTTCACCGAGAAGGGTTCCGGCGTCGTCGGCGTGCTCTACCGCAGCGGACCCGCGGCGTACCGGCTGGCCCTGGTGGCTCCCTCGGTGGCCGACGAGCTCGCTCCGTTCTCCCACGCCGTCACCGTGAGCCCGCATCCGCCGCCGTGCCTGCGCGAGCAGGACGCCCCCGAGCGGCTGCGGTTGCTCGGACTTCCGTTCCTGTTCTTCATCGATGCCGCCGCCGGCCGGGCCGGCGTGCTCTACCACCGGTACGACGGCCACTACGGCCTCGTCACGCCGGCAGGGTAA
- a CDS encoding universal stress protein, with amino-acid sequence MTKSPSEYGIVVGIDGSPEAHAAIRWAADEALLRHEPVTLIHVVAPIVVTWPIESVEYSYAQWQDDNARYQIEQAQKTLQASVGDGAAPSVRSLLRHGGVVTELTAAAAKASLVVVGSRGLGPIGGVLLGSASRNLLHHATCPVVVTKADVMKSPERTAPVLLGIDGTPASEAATAFAFDEASRRGVDLVALHAWSDVGVFPILGMDWHKYEQEGHEILGERLAGWQERYPDVHVQRRIVCDRPGRWLVDESRKAQLVVVGTRGRGGIPGMLLGSVSTAVAESASAPAVVVPS; translated from the coding sequence ATGACCAAATCCCCCAGCGAATACGGCATCGTCGTCGGTATCGACGGCTCTCCCGAGGCGCACGCCGCGATCCGGTGGGCGGCCGACGAGGCGTTGCTGCGCCACGAACCCGTGACGCTGATCCACGTCGTGGCGCCGATCGTGGTGACCTGGCCGATCGAGAGCGTCGAATACAGCTACGCGCAGTGGCAGGACGACAACGCGCGCTACCAGATCGAGCAGGCGCAGAAGACGTTGCAGGCGTCGGTCGGGGACGGCGCCGCACCGTCGGTGCGCTCCCTGCTGCGCCACGGCGGCGTGGTCACCGAGCTGACCGCTGCCGCGGCGAAGGCGAGCCTGGTGGTGGTCGGCAGCCGGGGCCTCGGACCGATCGGCGGCGTGCTGCTGGGCTCGGCGAGCCGGAACCTGTTGCACCACGCGACGTGTCCGGTGGTCGTCACCAAGGCCGACGTGATGAAGTCGCCGGAACGCACCGCACCGGTTCTGCTGGGTATCGACGGGACCCCGGCGTCCGAGGCCGCCACCGCGTTCGCCTTCGACGAGGCCTCCCGCCGCGGCGTCGACCTGGTGGCGCTGCACGCCTGGAGCGACGTCGGCGTGTTCCCGATCCTCGGAATGGATTGGCACAAGTACGAGCAGGAGGGCCACGAGATCCTCGGCGAGCGCCTGGCGGGCTGGCAGGAGCGCTACCCCGACGTGCACGTCCAGCGCCGCATCGTCTGCGACCGCCCGGGGCGCTGGCTCGTCGACGAGTCGAGGAAGGCCCAGCTGGTGGTCGTCGGGACGCGGGGCCGCGGCGGCATCCCGGGCATGCTGCTGGGCTCGGTGAGCACCGCGGTCGCCGAATCGGCCTCCGCGCCTGCGGTCGTGGTGCCGAGCTGA
- a CDS encoding universal stress protein yields MATPGAVVVGIDGSSSAVDAAVWAVEEAVSRETALRLVLALDTEDAARHLAAAESAVQAACARVEATERPVTVEAEIVRDSAVHALRAASRGAQMLCVGSVGLAHGGLTRMGSTAAALATTVHCPLAIIRSPATDSGWVVVDGGDDDAADTVVQRGVQEALLRRCALRVVTTWPSRYTDIHDVTAVADGNRLARGRLDRRLNHWRARFPGLDIQAVAVPGSIVNYLARHVRSIRLVVIPHERADAVAELVGPRQQDAPGDLAFDVLVCEPQRGTNSNEQSG; encoded by the coding sequence GTGGCGACACCCGGTGCCGTCGTCGTGGGCATCGACGGCTCGAGTTCGGCCGTCGACGCCGCGGTGTGGGCGGTCGAGGAAGCGGTGAGCCGCGAGACCGCCCTGCGGCTGGTGCTGGCCCTGGACACCGAGGACGCGGCCCGGCATCTGGCCGCGGCGGAGAGCGCCGTGCAGGCCGCGTGCGCGCGGGTGGAGGCCACCGAACGGCCCGTCACCGTGGAGGCCGAGATCGTGCGCGACTCTGCGGTACACGCCCTGCGCGCCGCGTCGCGCGGCGCGCAGATGCTCTGCGTCGGCTCGGTCGGGCTCGCCCACGGCGGCCTGACCCGGATGGGGTCGACCGCGGCGGCGCTGGCAACGACGGTGCACTGCCCACTGGCCATCATCCGTTCTCCCGCCACGGATTCAGGGTGGGTCGTCGTCGACGGGGGCGATGATGACGCGGCCGACACGGTGGTGCAGCGAGGGGTGCAGGAGGCACTGCTGCGACGCTGCGCGCTGCGGGTGGTGACCACGTGGCCGTCCCGCTACACCGACATCCACGACGTCACCGCGGTGGCCGACGGGAACCGCCTCGCACGCGGGCGACTCGATCGTCGCCTGAACCACTGGCGCGCCCGCTTTCCCGGGCTCGACATCCAGGCCGTCGCGGTGCCGGGCAGCATCGTCAACTATCTCGCCCGCCACGTCCGCTCGATCCGGCTCGTCGTGATTCCCCATGAGCGCGCCGACGCCGTCGCCGAGCTGGTCGGCCCGCGGCAGCAGGACGCGCCCGGCGACCTCGCCTTCGACGTCCTCGTGTGTGAGCCTCAGCGGGGCACCAACAGCAACGAGCAATCGGGGTAG
- a CDS encoding universal stress protein: MSDTTSRDDRPVIAGVDGSAVALHAAEWAADEALARGAGLRLVYVTKARHTSTDDYNDDVHHGRTALEQASVTVGSRCPGLDVSTSIVGGPAGAALVTLSAQAEMVCVGSVGIGRYARSILGSTASELAEKSSCPVAVIRPADEPAGHGVNWIVVAVNDDPDNTAVVDCAMHEAALRDAPVLALGDRATATAPRRLDDDVRALRHRYPGVHVYPIAERADVRHFLKKHREPVSLAVIGSTESGELAEIIGHREHPMYRHAHASALVVRH; this comes from the coding sequence ATGTCGGACACCACGTCCCGCGATGATCGGCCGGTGATCGCCGGCGTCGACGGCTCCGCGGTGGCGCTGCACGCCGCTGAATGGGCCGCCGACGAAGCGCTCGCCCGGGGTGCCGGGCTGCGCCTGGTGTACGTGACCAAGGCCCGGCACACCAGCACCGACGACTACAACGACGACGTCCACCACGGCCGGACCGCGCTCGAGCAGGCCAGCGTCACCGTCGGGTCGCGGTGCCCGGGTCTGGACGTCAGCACCTCGATCGTCGGCGGACCGGCGGGCGCCGCCCTGGTGACCCTGTCGGCGCAGGCCGAGATGGTGTGCGTCGGCTCCGTCGGCATCGGCCGCTATGCCCGATCGATCCTGGGCTCGACGGCGTCGGAACTGGCAGAGAAGTCCTCGTGCCCGGTGGCGGTGATCCGGCCGGCGGACGAGCCGGCGGGCCACGGCGTCAACTGGATCGTGGTCGCCGTCAACGACGATCCCGACAACACCGCGGTGGTCGACTGCGCGATGCACGAGGCGGCGCTGCGGGACGCGCCTGTGCTGGCCCTCGGTGATCGCGCCACCGCGACGGCGCCCCGCCGCCTCGACGACGACGTCCGCGCGTTGCGGCACCGGTATCCCGGCGTGCACGTGTACCCGATCGCCGAGCGCGCCGACGTCCGGCACTTCCTCAAGAAGCACCGGGAACCGGTGTCGCTCGCGGTGATCGGCAGCACCGAGTCCGGTGAACTCGCTGAGATCATCGGCCACCGGGAACACCCGATGTACCGGCATGCCCACGCCTCGGCGCTGGTGGTACGGCACTGA
- a CDS encoding AAA family ATPase, producing MTRAAGHRGVPESWSDPGSLCPEVHETHTGVVTLMGARAYKAKKAVRTDFCDFTTVADRDAACRRELELNRRLAPAGYEGIGYFQTPAGVREPVVVMRRYPDAARLATLVRGGEPVEADLAGIAALLARFHRNADRGPAIDAQATAATTAARWEENLGELRRHAGFVVATETVDEIALRATRFLQGRDQLFAERITQRRIVDGHGDLLADDIFCMPEGPVLLDCLEFDDRLRFVDGLDDAAFLAMDLEFCGRPDLADRFLESYRAEAADPAPRPLADFCVAYRAVVRAKVDCIRVTQGHADAARDAQRHLDIAVRHLRAGTVRLVVIGGGPGTGKSSVAQGLAPRIGARVVSTDEVRRELQASGMLSGAAGALDAGLYAPERVAVVYDEVLRRARDLLTRGWPVILDGTWRDAAHRGSARQIAHETASEIVEFVCGAPVDAAARRVAARGPSASDATPEIAAALGDAGADWPQAHRLDTTRPLEESITAAQHLCCGEVPRQ from the coding sequence ATGACGCGTGCGGCCGGGCATCGCGGCGTGCCCGAATCGTGGTCCGACCCCGGCAGTCTGTGTCCCGAGGTGCACGAGACCCACACCGGTGTGGTGACGCTGATGGGGGCCCGGGCGTACAAGGCCAAGAAGGCGGTGCGCACCGACTTCTGCGACTTCACCACGGTGGCCGATCGCGACGCCGCGTGCCGCCGCGAGCTCGAGCTGAACCGCCGGCTGGCCCCCGCCGGCTACGAGGGCATCGGGTACTTCCAGACCCCGGCCGGCGTGCGTGAGCCCGTCGTGGTGATGCGGCGCTACCCGGATGCGGCGCGATTGGCCACGCTGGTCCGTGGCGGCGAGCCGGTCGAGGCGGACCTGGCGGGGATCGCCGCCCTGCTCGCCCGGTTTCATCGCAACGCCGACCGCGGGCCGGCGATCGACGCGCAGGCGACCGCCGCCACCACGGCCGCGCGCTGGGAGGAGAACCTCGGCGAACTGCGCCGACACGCCGGCTTCGTCGTCGCCACCGAGACGGTCGACGAGATCGCCCTGCGCGCAACACGATTCCTGCAAGGCCGCGATCAGCTGTTCGCCGAGCGGATCACGCAGCGCCGCATCGTCGACGGCCACGGTGATCTGCTGGCCGACGACATCTTCTGTATGCCCGAGGGTCCCGTCCTGCTCGATTGCCTGGAGTTCGACGACCGGTTGCGTTTCGTCGACGGCCTCGACGACGCCGCGTTCCTCGCGATGGATCTCGAGTTCTGCGGCCGGCCCGACCTGGCCGACCGCTTTCTCGAGAGCTACCGTGCCGAGGCGGCCGACCCCGCTCCGCGCCCGCTGGCCGACTTCTGTGTCGCCTACCGGGCCGTGGTGCGCGCCAAGGTCGACTGCATCCGGGTCACCCAGGGCCACGCCGACGCCGCGAGGGACGCCCAGCGCCATCTCGACATCGCGGTGCGCCACCTGCGGGCCGGCACGGTGCGCCTCGTGGTGATCGGCGGGGGCCCCGGAACCGGGAAGAGCAGCGTCGCGCAGGGTCTCGCGCCGCGCATCGGCGCCCGCGTCGTATCGACCGACGAGGTCCGCCGGGAGTTGCAGGCATCCGGGATGCTCAGCGGCGCGGCGGGCGCGCTCGACGCCGGCCTGTACGCGCCCGAACGGGTCGCGGTGGTGTACGACGAGGTGCTGCGCCGCGCCCGTGACCTGCTCACCCGGGGGTGGCCGGTGATCCTCGACGGCACCTGGCGGGACGCGGCCCACCGCGGATCCGCTCGCCAGATCGCGCACGAGACCGCCTCGGAGATCGTCGAATTCGTGTGCGGAGCGCCGGTTGACGCGGCGGCGCGGCGGGTCGCCGCCCGGGGGCCGTCGGCGTCGGACGCGACGCCGGAGATCGCCGCCGCCCTCGGCGACGCCGGCGCGGACTGGCCGCAGGCTCATCGCCTCGACACCACCCGTCCGCTCGAGGAGTCGATCACCGCGGCGCAGCATCTCTGCTGCGGCGAGGTGCCGAGGCAGTAG
- a CDS encoding universal stress protein: protein MTSNSSVHHGSGHYGIVVAVDGSAASHAAAQWAARDAALRNLPLAIVHVQPSEEIGAWLDLPVTDDYLAELDRQAAKVVADARDVVTAALAESRPVRVEQRVLTGPKMPALIDMSKDAEMMVVGCRGLGALQGMLLGSTSSALAHHAHCPVVIVHEEEPVLYRNDAPVAVGIDGSPASESATAIAFDEASRRGVNLLAIHTWMNNGDFSVDVPREELAQQADEELAERLAGWCERYPDVTVRRIVGQDNPAHHLVEQSRHAQLLVVGSHGRGGFAGLLLGSVSWTVAQAARIPVIVARRS from the coding sequence ATGACGTCGAATTCGTCGGTACACCACGGCTCCGGGCACTACGGCATCGTCGTCGCCGTCGACGGATCGGCCGCCTCCCACGCGGCAGCGCAGTGGGCGGCCCGCGACGCGGCGCTGCGGAACCTGCCGCTGGCCATCGTGCACGTGCAGCCGTCGGAGGAGATCGGTGCCTGGCTGGATCTGCCCGTCACCGACGACTATCTGGCCGAACTTGACCGCCAGGCGGCCAAGGTCGTCGCCGATGCGCGCGACGTCGTCACGGCTGCGCTGGCCGAGTCGAGGCCGGTTCGGGTGGAGCAGCGGGTGCTGACCGGACCGAAGATGCCGGCGTTGATCGACATGAGCAAGGACGCCGAGATGATGGTCGTCGGGTGTCGCGGTCTCGGCGCGCTGCAGGGCATGCTTCTCGGCTCGACCAGTTCCGCTCTCGCGCACCATGCGCACTGCCCGGTGGTGATCGTGCACGAGGAGGAGCCGGTCCTCTACCGCAACGACGCCCCGGTGGCCGTCGGCATCGACGGCTCGCCGGCCAGCGAGTCGGCGACCGCCATCGCTTTCGACGAGGCGTCCCGGCGCGGGGTGAACCTGCTGGCGATCCACACCTGGATGAACAACGGCGACTTCTCCGTCGACGTGCCGCGTGAGGAACTGGCCCAGCAAGCCGACGAGGAACTCGCCGAGCGACTCGCCGGTTGGTGCGAGCGCTATCCCGATGTCACCGTCCGCCGCATCGTCGGTCAGGACAATCCCGCGCATCATCTCGTGGAGCAATCGCGTCACGCCCAACTGCTGGTCGTGGGCAGCCACGGTCGGGGCGGATTCGCCGGCCTGCTCCTCGGGTCGGTCAGCTGGACCGTCGCCCAGGCGGCGCGCATCCCCGTCATCGTCGCCCGGCGGTCCTGA
- a CDS encoding Acg family FMN-binding oxidoreductase has translation MRDIGVDPEVISDAVWLACRAPSLYNSQPWRWVVDAAGIELFADPDRAPERTDTSGREVLIACGAVLDHFRVAMAVAGWMTYVETFPNPNNLDHVATIGCAPMDFVTDGHRQRADAILRRRTDRLPFAAPPRWDAVLDQFAEDQGRDVRIDALPRAVHARLADASALTVSARLYDSSYHAELLGWTAGVAVAEGIPASSLLTAGENDRVDIGRRFPTVQHDDRRTEIAEDRAEVVVLSTYDDTCHSVLRCGEVLSAVLLDATMAGLATCPLTHITEVPASREILAELIGNRGRPQVVVRVGVAPAGDEPDPPTPRRPLADVLEFAV, from the coding sequence ATGCGCGACATCGGCGTGGACCCCGAGGTGATCAGCGACGCGGTGTGGCTGGCATGCCGCGCGCCGTCGCTCTACAACAGCCAGCCGTGGCGATGGGTCGTCGACGCGGCCGGCATCGAACTCTTCGCCGATCCGGACCGCGCGCCAGAACGCACGGACACCAGCGGTCGGGAGGTGCTGATCGCGTGCGGCGCTGTCCTCGACCACTTCCGGGTGGCCATGGCCGTCGCCGGCTGGATGACCTACGTCGAGACCTTCCCGAATCCCAACAACCTCGACCACGTCGCGACGATCGGGTGTGCTCCGATGGACTTCGTCACCGACGGACACCGTCAGCGCGCCGACGCCATCCTGCGCAGGCGCACCGACCGGTTACCGTTCGCCGCGCCCCCGCGGTGGGACGCCGTGCTCGATCAGTTCGCCGAGGACCAGGGCCGCGACGTCCGCATCGACGCGCTGCCGCGCGCGGTGCACGCCCGGTTGGCCGACGCGTCGGCCCTGACGGTGTCGGCGCGCCTCTACGATTCGTCCTACCACGCGGAGCTTCTCGGCTGGACCGCTGGTGTCGCTGTGGCCGAGGGTATTCCGGCCAGTTCGCTGCTCACCGCCGGCGAGAACGACCGTGTGGACATCGGCCGACGGTTCCCCACCGTCCAGCACGACGACCGGCGGACCGAGATCGCCGAGGACCGGGCCGAGGTCGTGGTGTTGTCCACCTACGACGACACCTGTCACAGCGTGCTGCGCTGCGGGGAGGTGCTCTCCGCGGTGCTGCTCGACGCGACGATGGCGGGGCTCGCGACCTGCCCGCTGACCCACATCACCGAGGTGCCCGCGAGCCGGGAGATCCTCGCGGAGCTGATCGGGAACCGTGGCCGGCCCCAGGTCGTCGTCCGCGTGGGGGTGGCACCCGCCGGCGACGAGCCCGATCCGCCGACACCGCGCCGTCCGCTGGCCGACGTCCTCGAGTTCGCGGTGTGA
- a CDS encoding Rv1733c family protein yields the protein MYTNIFGLNVWTRRLLARHPLVRLSDRVEAACLLLIVVVALLAVPVAGAAGTAVHDDLSHTFATQRAERQQIEATVTRDSTATAQAYDNPYLSPIQWQFNGATRTDDMRTAKLKAGDHVTIWVDRAGNRRAAPPTDRDAAVQAVIAAVSVWSLAVGLAVTGWAVLRMRLDRGRYADWDSELGGLADNGGRTNNNA from the coding sequence ATGTACACCAACATCTTCGGGCTCAACGTCTGGACGCGGCGCCTTCTGGCCCGCCATCCGTTGGTTCGCCTCAGCGACCGCGTCGAGGCGGCGTGTCTGTTGCTGATCGTCGTGGTCGCCCTGCTGGCCGTGCCCGTCGCGGGGGCGGCAGGCACCGCCGTCCACGACGACCTGTCCCACACCTTCGCCACCCAGCGCGCCGAGCGGCAGCAGATCGAGGCCACCGTGACCCGTGACAGCACGGCGACGGCGCAGGCCTACGACAATCCGTACCTCTCGCCGATCCAGTGGCAGTTCAACGGCGCCACCCGCACCGACGACATGCGCACGGCCAAACTCAAAGCCGGCGACCACGTGACGATTTGGGTCGATCGGGCCGGCAACCGCCGGGCCGCGCCGCCGACGGACCGGGACGCGGCCGTGCAGGCCGTCATCGCCGCGGTGTCGGTGTGGTCGCTCGCGGTCGGCCTCGCCGTCACCGGGTGGGCCGTGCTGCGGATGCGCCTCGACCGGGGACGCTACGCCGACTGGGACAGCGAACTCGGCGGTCTGGCCGACAACGGCGGCCGGACCAACAACAACGCCTGA
- a CDS encoding universal stress protein has translation MPAATPPDQGHAVVVGVDGSHAALNAVRWAAAEAVDRDLPLRIVHAVPRDPGGTADAVLPEAQDVAMIAAESVRVQCVRTIGRPEDVLVRESQRAAMVCIGARPRHAMIEPVIGAVAAALARGAACPVAVIRTRSDGTAHTDGVISVVLTDDVGNDDVVHLAMHEGRLRGRAVRQIDRRADSWVRRFPDVRVETVAAGSGHQYGRDTGAHDDVGLAVVGPADADALPTLAMPTCHPILGYPDCSLLLVPR, from the coding sequence ATGCCAGCCGCCACGCCGCCCGATCAGGGGCACGCCGTCGTCGTCGGTGTCGACGGCTCGCACGCCGCCCTCAACGCCGTCCGCTGGGCGGCCGCCGAAGCGGTGGACCGCGACCTGCCCCTGCGCATCGTGCACGCCGTCCCCCGCGACCCCGGCGGCACCGCCGACGCGGTTCTCCCGGAAGCGCAGGACGTCGCCATGATTGCCGCTGAAAGTGTTCGCGTGCAATGTGTCCGGACCATCGGCCGACCGGAGGACGTCCTGGTCCGGGAGTCGCAGCGAGCGGCGATGGTGTGCATCGGGGCCCGGCCGCGTCACGCGATGATCGAACCGGTGATCGGGGCGGTGGCCGCCGCGCTGGCCCGCGGCGCGGCGTGCCCGGTGGCCGTCATCCGCACCCGATCCGACGGCACGGCGCACACCGACGGGGTCATCTCGGTGGTGCTGACCGACGACGTCGGTAACGACGACGTCGTGCATCTCGCGATGCACGAGGGCCGGCTGCGGGGCCGCGCGGTGCGGCAGATCGACCGGCGGGCCGACAGCTGGGTGCGGCGATTCCCCGACGTGCGCGTCGAGACCGTCGCCGCCGGCTCAGGGCATCAATATGGCAGGGACACAGGGGCGCATGACGACGTCGGGCTTGCCGTCGTCGGGCCGGCCGACGCGGACGCCTTGCCGACCCTGGCGATGCCGACCTGTCACCCGATCCTGGGCTACCCCGATTGCTCGTTGCTGTTGGTGCCCCGCTGA